The following proteins are encoded in a genomic region of Dyadobacter sp. UC 10:
- a CDS encoding alpha/beta fold hydrolase: MSRQIYNKTIKIDGIDLFYREAGDEKNPSLLLLHGFPTSSVAFKNLMIAMSDQYHLVAPDYPGFGFSEFPVPDSFEYTFGNISALINKFTEAISLDKFFIYLHDYGAPIGLQLCVNHPEKITGIIVQSGNAHREGMGPEWDEYIDYWYNPTSEKKKKLIQFLSVEGIKNQYFGGLPEEVLSRVSPELWMLDWDFLKRPGNIEKQFELNCDFKTHLEMFPVYQEYFRKHQPPALVIWGKYELFFSVKEVPCYKRNLPAAQIHVLDGGHDVLDTHFDEVLRLITNFVSEQSARAKSR, encoded by the coding sequence ATGTCAAGGCAGATCTACAATAAAACCATTAAAATTGATGGAATTGATCTTTTCTACCGGGAAGCCGGGGATGAAAAGAACCCATCCCTACTGCTACTCCATGGATTCCCTACCTCGTCGGTAGCTTTCAAGAATCTGATGATTGCGATGTCCGATCAGTATCATCTTGTCGCTCCGGATTACCCGGGTTTTGGGTTTAGTGAATTTCCCGTGCCAGATAGTTTTGAGTATACATTTGGGAACATTTCAGCTTTAATAAACAAATTCACAGAAGCAATCAGCTTAGATAAATTCTTTATTTACCTCCATGATTACGGTGCACCGATCGGGCTTCAGTTGTGCGTAAATCATCCTGAAAAAATTACCGGTATAATCGTGCAAAGTGGCAATGCACACCGGGAAGGTATGGGGCCGGAATGGGACGAATATATTGACTATTGGTACAACCCGACAAGCGAAAAAAAGAAAAAGCTCATCCAATTCTTAAGTGTGGAAGGTATAAAAAATCAATACTTTGGTGGACTTCCCGAAGAAGTATTGTCCCGGGTCAGTCCGGAATTGTGGATGCTGGACTGGGACTTTCTGAAACGTCCGGGTAATATCGAAAAGCAGTTTGAATTGAATTGTGATTTCAAAACCCATCTGGAAATGTTTCCTGTTTACCAGGAGTATTTCCGTAAGCACCAACCACCGGCCCTTGTCATTTGGGGGAAATACGAGCTATTTTTTTCAGTGAAAGAAGTTCCCTGCTACAAGCGAAACCTGCCCGCAGCACAAATCCATGTTTTAGACGGAGGACACGATGTCCTGGATACTCATTTTGATGAGGTGCTGAGACTGATAACAAATTTTGTAAGTGAGCAAAGTGCCCGGGCCAAATCCAGGTGA
- a CDS encoding sulfatase, with amino-acid sequence MHAGYCQSSEKPLQIILIVADDLGWKDVGFMGSRFYQTPNLDRLAKKSVVFTNAYANASNCAPSRASLLTGSLTPRHGIYTVGSSERGRSETRKLVPTPNRTDLDTAFVTLAELFQSAGYKTALMGKWHLSDDPRQHGFDIHKGGGKAGSPKTYFSPYQLKYLPDGPAGEELTDRLTTESIDFMANNKGNPFLLYIPYFAIHTPLQGKPGLVEKYKKQAAVDGQGTNPHYSALVENMDANVGRIMAGIDSLKLENVLLIFTSDNGGIAALSRQWPLRAGKGSYYEGGIRVPLLIYDKQAKIESAKIETPVQMIDLYPTVTARAGITIPAKVTRDGLSILSLMQKGSEEKFENREIFWHFPVYLENYQGIKDDSRDPLFRTRPGSAIRIGKWKLLQFFEDDVLELYDLENDPGERIDLAKVNVKQTATMLSALQKFQKKLNTPIPSQANPDYNPRFIPK; translated from the coding sequence ATGCATGCGGGATATTGCCAGTCTTCGGAAAAACCGTTACAGATCATCCTGATTGTTGCAGACGATCTGGGCTGGAAAGATGTCGGATTCATGGGTTCCAGATTTTACCAGACGCCCAACCTTGACCGGCTTGCCAAAAAATCGGTAGTTTTCACCAATGCCTATGCCAATGCATCCAACTGTGCACCAAGCCGTGCCAGCCTGTTGACTGGAAGCCTCACACCGCGTCATGGGATTTATACTGTAGGAAGCTCCGAACGGGGTAGGTCAGAAACAAGAAAGCTGGTACCCACGCCTAATCGCACAGATCTCGATACTGCATTCGTCACCTTGGCCGAGCTTTTTCAATCAGCTGGTTATAAAACTGCATTAATGGGCAAATGGCATTTGAGCGACGATCCCAGGCAGCACGGTTTTGATATTCATAAAGGAGGCGGAAAAGCGGGCAGCCCAAAGACTTATTTCAGTCCCTATCAACTGAAATACCTGCCCGATGGCCCGGCAGGCGAAGAGCTGACCGACCGGCTGACAACGGAGTCCATTGATTTCATGGCAAATAACAAGGGAAACCCGTTCCTGCTGTATATTCCATACTTTGCAATCCATACACCGTTACAGGGAAAACCGGGCCTGGTTGAAAAATATAAAAAACAGGCTGCGGTTGACGGACAAGGTACCAATCCGCACTACTCGGCACTGGTTGAAAATATGGATGCCAATGTAGGCAGGATCATGGCGGGCATTGACAGTCTCAAACTCGAAAATGTATTGTTGATTTTTACTTCCGATAACGGGGGAATTGCTGCGCTGTCACGGCAGTGGCCTTTGCGGGCTGGCAAAGGTTCCTATTATGAAGGAGGAATACGGGTGCCGCTGCTGATTTATGACAAACAGGCTAAAATCGAGTCCGCAAAAATCGAAACGCCGGTTCAGATGATCGACTTGTATCCGACAGTGACAGCGCGCGCAGGCATTACCATACCAGCCAAAGTGACCAGGGACGGACTCAGCATTCTTTCACTCATGCAGAAAGGATCGGAGGAAAAATTTGAAAACCGCGAGATTTTCTGGCATTTCCCTGTCTATCTCGAAAATTACCAGGGCATTAAAGATGACAGCCGGGATCCCCTGTTCCGGACCAGACCCGGCAGCGCTATCCGGATCGGGAAATGGAAGCTGCTTCAGTTCTTTGAAGATGATGTCTTGGAGCTATATGATCTGGAAAATGATCCCGGCGAGCGCATTGACCTTGCGAAAGTGAATGTAAAACAGACGGCGACAATGCTTTCGGCGCTTCAAAAATTTCAGAAGAAACTGAATACCCCGATACCATCGCAGGCGAATCCGGACTATAATCCCAGGTTTATACCCAAGTAA
- a CDS encoding putative immunity protein — MMRDKRFVAVHRGGILTKEHHRHLMWWARECCQHVLPLMKSPIDDRLIHALQVAQNWEEGIVGTGVAMKASLGAHAVARELSDPTSIAIARAIGQTVATAHMADHSLGGAIYGLLAVQRAGRSVADERDWQGQRLQRLPPDLMELVKSTMFQKINSLKSFATLLD; from the coding sequence ATGATGCGGGATAAACGTTTTGTTGCCGTGCACAGAGGCGGTATCCTCACAAAAGAACACCATCGCCATTTGATGTGGTGGGCAAGGGAATGTTGTCAGCATGTTCTGCCACTTATGAAGAGTCCGATCGACGATCGCCTGATCCATGCTTTGCAGGTTGCCCAAAATTGGGAAGAGGGTATAGTCGGGACCGGAGTAGCAATGAAGGCTTCCCTGGGAGCACACGCTGTGGCGCGTGAGTTGTCAGACCCAACGTCAATAGCGATCGCCCGTGCTATTGGCCAGACAGTCGCCACCGCCCACATGGCAGATCATTCTTTGGGAGGGGCAATATATGGATTGCTGGCTGTTCAGCGTGCAGGCAGATCGGTAGCGGACGAGCGGGATTGGCAGGGTCAAAGATTACAAAGACTTCCCCCAGACCTCATGGAACTCGTCAAGTCAACGATGTTCCAAAAGATTAATTCACTCAAAAGCTTTGCGACATTGCTTGATTGA
- a CDS encoding GNAT family N-acetyltransferase: protein MMIKTASNSDQAGAIGVLTLAFSTDPMARWSLPDPAKYLAIFSSIAKAFGGNAFGKGTAYIADGFTGAALWLPPGAVSDEESLSRLFEENTGDDIKEDMHGIFEQMEKFHPTKPHWYLPMIGVDPAHQGEGIGSALLIEGLKAVDRDGLIAYLESSNPRNIPLYERHGFEVIGEIQSGSSPVLRPMLRKAR, encoded by the coding sequence ATGATGATAAAAACAGCTTCGAATTCTGATCAGGCAGGCGCTATTGGCGTATTAACATTGGCATTCAGCACTGATCCGATGGCCCGATGGTCCCTGCCGGACCCGGCAAAATACTTGGCGATTTTCTCTTCGATAGCGAAAGCTTTCGGCGGTAACGCGTTCGGGAAGGGCACTGCATATATTGCTGATGGTTTTACAGGTGCTGCCTTATGGTTGCCGCCGGGTGCAGTATCCGACGAAGAATCGTTATCCAGGTTGTTCGAAGAGAACACCGGTGACGATATTAAAGAAGATATGCACGGGATTTTTGAGCAAATGGAAAAATTCCATCCAACAAAACCGCACTGGTATTTACCAATGATAGGTGTTGATCCGGCGCACCAGGGAGAGGGAATAGGCTCTGCACTGCTAATCGAAGGACTCAAGGCCGTTGACCGGGACGGGTTAATCGCATATCTCGAATCTTCAAATCCCAGAAATATTCCGCTGTATGAGCGTCACGGGTTCGAGGTTATCGGCGAAATTCAGTCGGGCAGCTCACCGGTTTTAAGGCCCATGTTAAGGAAAGCCCGATAG
- a CDS encoding VOC family protein has protein sequence MKQISNKTMAKNKLLRMDNVGIVVESLDNAISFFSEIGLTLEGRGTIEGEWAGRVTGLGAQHVEVAMMVTPDGHSRLELSKFLTPPVMSDHRTAPVNSLGYLRAMFTVEDIDEMVSRLTRHGAQLVGEVVQYENSYRLCYMRGAEGLLVGLAEEIGKK, from the coding sequence ATGAAACAAATAAGCAACAAAACAATGGCAAAAAACAAATTGTTAAGAATGGACAATGTCGGCATCGTTGTAGAATCGCTTGACAACGCTATTTCCTTTTTCTCTGAGATAGGCCTGACGCTCGAAGGGAGAGGGACAATAGAAGGAGAATGGGCTGGTCGTGTTACCGGTCTTGGCGCTCAGCATGTGGAAGTTGCCATGATGGTTACCCCTGATGGCCACAGCCGGCTCGAACTTTCAAAATTTCTTACGCCGCCTGTCATGTCAGACCACCGGACTGCGCCTGTAAATTCCCTCGGTTACCTGCGTGCGATGTTCACAGTGGAAGACATTGATGAAATGGTATCCAGACTAACCAGGCATGGTGCTCAACTTGTCGGAGAAGTGGTTCAGTATGAAAATTCCTATCGACTATGTTACATGCGGGGAGCCGAAGGACTTCTTGTTGGGCTGGCAGAAGAAATTGGCAAAAAGTAA
- a CDS encoding alpha/beta fold hydrolase yields MSTRILYLLIILICGHRASAQHAKIENCDCDFKIDPEVLKIVPDHVKQHYKPGPDLPDSSFQKQCGYLVVPENRKKKNSTLIKLPFIVVKSKNPNKRSDPVLYTGGGPGGSSLGSAAGLMKSPIIENRDCIVFEQRGTRFALPYLRTFELDKALKEAARRNLDKDSMTIVGVKNYKAALEKRGIDLSGYNTDETVSDIHDLLKALKIDSVNLFGISYSGGLMTAVLQRDPSRIRSLILDSPLPTFVPIDEDEPVNFMEALHIYFDKVAADSASKKLHADLKSQFHQYFSSIATKTFYLPYLEAGTKDSVRIKYTKNELLSVVLDKLYDDSGRKDLARIITDLTAGKHQTYMRHYFDDFFRRNAAPDGMRLSVYCADQTAYHSEKVRGELDKIYPYLAGFHINDVYQSMCDCWNVPPINRETKQPFYSDKPVLLADGEMDPACRPLYIDRISHYMPNSQRFLLLNKGHGVIGNSMRAMVRAFLADPYKKIVSADNSIIAY; encoded by the coding sequence ATGTCAACACGCATCCTGTACCTCCTGATCATCCTTATTTGCGGCCATCGGGCCAGCGCACAACATGCTAAAATTGAAAACTGCGATTGCGATTTTAAAATCGATCCGGAAGTATTGAAGATAGTACCGGATCATGTAAAGCAACATTATAAGCCCGGACCGGACCTGCCTGACAGTAGTTTTCAAAAACAATGCGGTTACCTGGTAGTCCCTGAAAACCGAAAAAAGAAAAATTCCACGCTGATCAAACTTCCCTTCATTGTCGTCAAAAGTAAAAACCCGAACAAGCGCAGCGATCCGGTACTTTATACCGGCGGCGGACCGGGTGGGAGTTCCCTGGGTTCAGCGGCAGGGCTCATGAAAAGCCCGATTATTGAGAACAGGGATTGTATTGTATTTGAGCAGCGGGGCACCCGCTTTGCGTTGCCATACCTGCGCACATTTGAACTTGATAAAGCGCTTAAAGAGGCTGCGCGTCGCAATTTGGACAAGGATAGCATGACGATTGTCGGCGTTAAAAACTACAAGGCAGCACTTGAAAAAAGGGGGATTGATCTTTCCGGCTATAATACGGACGAAACGGTGTCCGACATTCATGACCTGCTGAAAGCTCTGAAAATCGATTCTGTGAACTTATTTGGTATATCGTATAGCGGCGGCCTGATGACGGCGGTACTGCAACGTGACCCCTCCCGCATCCGCTCTTTGATCCTGGATTCGCCGCTGCCAACATTTGTTCCCATCGACGAAGATGAACCGGTAAATTTTATGGAGGCCCTTCATATTTATTTTGATAAGGTGGCGGCGGATTCGGCCAGTAAAAAGCTTCATGCCGATCTCAAAAGCCAATTCCATCAATATTTCAGTTCTATCGCCACAAAAACTTTCTATCTGCCTTACCTGGAAGCGGGCACAAAGGATTCGGTACGGATAAAATATACTAAAAACGAGCTTTTGAGTGTCGTGCTCGACAAGCTTTACGACGATTCGGGACGGAAAGACCTGGCCCGGATCATTACGGATCTGACAGCCGGAAAGCACCAGACTTACATGCGGCATTATTTTGACGATTTTTTTCGAAGGAATGCAGCGCCGGACGGCATGCGCCTATCGGTGTACTGTGCAGACCAGACTGCTTACCATTCCGAGAAAGTGCGCGGGGAACTGGATAAAATATATCCTTATCTGGCAGGTTTTCATATCAATGATGTTTATCAAAGCATGTGCGATTGCTGGAACGTACCACCGATAAACCGGGAGACAAAGCAGCCCTTTTATTCGGATAAGCCGGTATTGTTGGCGGATGGCGAAATGGACCCGGCATGCAGGCCCCTGTATATCGATCGCATCAGCCATTACATGCCCAACAGCCAACGCTTCCTGCTCCTCAATAAAGGACATGGCGTGATCGGAAATTCGATGAGGGCGATGGTGAGGGCGTTTCTGGCGGATCCTTATAAGAAAATAGTGTCGGCAGATAACAGCATTATCGCTTATTAA
- a CDS encoding helix-turn-helix domain-containing protein, protein MREIFDPIRDHYTFAQPCCELADHIDFFSESVVNGFEFTVEMFPSWTPTMYINLGSTYRISLNNSAFAIDRDMDILVLRDLHTTRHNLAGDRIFTIKFKPGGLEAILGISQVHMKGKVIPLRFILPMHLIEQLKNSLSFATRSKIMEEYLIAKHEARLTDHYLTFVQDLTETYQNTHLQLNVSQLAEKHFVTPKSVNRYFHRVIGISPKGYFSILRARTALTAYVKREEFDPAKFGYYDSSHFYREAAKFTGVRLG, encoded by the coding sequence TTGAGAGAGATATTCGACCCTATCCGGGATCATTATACGTTTGCTCAGCCTTGCTGCGAGCTTGCCGATCATATTGATTTTTTCTCTGAATCTGTTGTCAATGGCTTTGAGTTTACGGTGGAAATGTTCCCGAGCTGGACACCGACGATGTACATCAACCTCGGAAGCACATACCGGATTTCCCTGAACAATTCTGCTTTTGCAATTGACAGGGACATGGACATTCTGGTGCTGAGGGATCTGCATACCACACGGCATAACCTCGCCGGCGATCGGATTTTCACGATTAAATTTAAGCCCGGCGGATTGGAAGCTATCCTGGGAATATCCCAGGTTCACATGAAAGGAAAAGTCATACCGCTGCGCTTCATTCTCCCAATGCACCTGATTGAACAGCTAAAAAACAGCTTGTCCTTTGCTACCCGCAGTAAAATTATGGAAGAGTATCTTATAGCAAAACATGAGGCCCGGTTGACGGATCATTATCTGACTTTCGTCCAGGATTTAACTGAAACATATCAAAATACCCATTTGCAATTAAACGTCAGCCAGCTCGCGGAAAAGCATTTTGTAACACCCAAGAGCGTCAACCGCTATTTTCACCGAGTTATCGGAATCAGCCCCAAAGGATATTTTTCCATACTCAGGGCCAGAACAGCGCTGACCGCCTATGTAAAACGCGAAGAATTTGATCCAGCCAAATTCGGATATTACGACAGCAGCCATTTTTACAGGGAAGCTGCAAAATTTACAGGTGTCCGGCTCGGGTGA